A DNA window from Haloactinospora alba contains the following coding sequences:
- the aroB gene encoding 3-dehydroquinate synthase, producing MTVSRIAVGGSSDRYEVVIGNGVSAELPHLVGSSAERVAVLYTGNTWLIARPLVEALEAAGHTVHSMLVPDGEAAKDATVAAQLWGKLGRAGFTRSDAVVGIGGGAVTDLAGFVAATWLRGVRCVLVPTTMLGMVDAAVGGKTGINTDEGKNLVGAFHPPAGVLCDLDALSTLPADDHIAGLAEVVKAGFIADTAIVDLVESDPREASRPEGRHTRELVERAVAVKAEVVSADLRESGRREMLNYGHTLGHAIERVEGYTFRHGYAVSVGMLFAAELSRLDGRIGAEVVHRHRDVLSSVGLPVSYPEAAWPRLNEAMRVDKKARGATLRFVVLDAPGRPALLASPSEDLLTAAYRAVSV from the coding sequence ATGACAGTGAGCCGGATCGCGGTGGGCGGCAGCTCGGACCGCTACGAGGTCGTGATCGGCAACGGCGTCTCCGCGGAGCTGCCCCACCTGGTGGGAAGCAGCGCGGAGCGGGTGGCGGTGCTGTACACCGGGAACACGTGGCTGATCGCGCGCCCCCTGGTGGAGGCGCTGGAGGCCGCGGGCCACACGGTCCACTCCATGCTGGTCCCCGACGGCGAGGCCGCCAAGGACGCGACCGTCGCAGCACAGCTGTGGGGAAAGCTCGGCCGGGCCGGCTTCACCCGCAGCGACGCGGTCGTTGGTATCGGCGGGGGAGCGGTCACCGACCTCGCCGGCTTCGTCGCCGCCACCTGGCTGCGCGGGGTCCGCTGCGTTCTGGTACCCACCACCATGCTCGGCATGGTGGACGCCGCTGTCGGCGGCAAGACCGGGATCAACACCGACGAGGGCAAGAACCTCGTGGGAGCGTTCCACCCGCCGGCGGGTGTCCTGTGTGACCTCGACGCCCTGTCGACCCTGCCCGCCGACGACCACATCGCTGGTCTGGCGGAGGTCGTCAAGGCCGGTTTCATCGCCGACACCGCCATCGTGGACCTGGTGGAGTCCGACCCCCGGGAGGCCAGCAGGCCCGAGGGGAGGCACACCCGGGAGCTGGTGGAACGCGCCGTGGCGGTGAAAGCCGAGGTCGTCTCGGCCGACCTGCGGGAGAGCGGCCGGCGGGAGATGCTGAACTACGGCCACACCCTGGGGCACGCGATCGAGCGTGTCGAGGGCTACACCTTCCGGCACGGGTACGCGGTCAGTGTCGGGATGCTGTTCGCCGCGGAACTGTCCCGGTTGGACGGCCGTATCGGGGCGGAGGTGGTGCACCGCCACCGGGATGTCCTGTCCTCGGTCGGACTTCCCGTCAGCTATCCGGAAGCGGCCTGGCCGCGACTCAACGAGGCGATGCGGGTGGACAAGAAGGCGCGCGGAGCCACGCTCCGGTTCGTGGTCCTGGACGCCCCGGGGAGGCCGGCGCTCCTCGCCTCCCCCTCGGAGGACCTTCTCACCGCTGCGTACCGGGCGGTGAGCGTCTGA
- a CDS encoding prepilin peptidase: MLSLLPSAADAVFALCLGAAGIPVGLATGRTVSLFHRHEPASEASGPPPPSCPRCDAEVGFARWAPVPRDYRLPVRGRCPACATPVGESVPTAVLTAATFALVGLTRGLEGAGRAPAETVALLFLCSVGVLLSVVDARVQRLPNALVFPSYVVALVLLATASGLSADAGPMVGALLGLVGLWAFYWLLWFIYPAGMGWGDVKLAGVLGLYLGWEGTGSVVSATFLASLLSASLGLVLILLGRATRKSRIPFGPFMVAGALAVILFGDPMSLLFS, translated from the coding sequence ATGCTCTCGCTCCTGCCCTCCGCCGCGGACGCCGTGTTCGCCCTGTGCCTTGGCGCAGCCGGTATTCCGGTGGGGCTCGCCACGGGCCGCACCGTTTCCCTGTTCCACCGGCACGAACCCGCCTCCGAGGCGTCCGGACCACCGCCACCCTCCTGCCCCCGGTGTGACGCCGAGGTCGGGTTCGCGCGCTGGGCGCCGGTACCCCGCGACTACCGGTTGCCGGTGCGGGGCCGCTGCCCCGCCTGCGCGACCCCCGTCGGCGAGTCCGTCCCCACGGCGGTACTCACCGCGGCGACGTTCGCGCTGGTCGGCCTCACCAGAGGGCTGGAGGGAGCCGGCCGCGCGCCAGCGGAGACCGTGGCCCTCCTGTTCCTCTGTTCCGTGGGCGTGCTGCTGTCCGTCGTCGACGCGCGGGTGCAGCGGCTGCCCAACGCCCTCGTGTTCCCCTCCTACGTGGTGGCCCTCGTGCTGCTGGCCACCGCCTCCGGGCTCTCCGCCGACGCCGGACCCATGGTCGGGGCCCTCCTCGGCCTTGTCGGACTGTGGGCCTTCTACTGGCTGCTGTGGTTCATCTATCCGGCGGGTATGGGCTGGGGGGACGTGAAACTCGCCGGTGTGCTCGGCCTCTACCTCGGATGGGAGGGGACGGGAAGCGTGGTCTCGGCCACCTTCCTGGCCTCGCTCCTCTCCGCCTCCCTCGGCCTGGTGCTGATCCTGCTGGGGAGAGCGACCCGCAAGAGCAGGATCCCGTTCGGTCCTTTCATGGTCGCCGGAGCACTGGCGGTTATCCTGTTCGGTGACCCGATGTCTCTCCTGTTCTCCTGA
- the nusB gene encoding transcription antitermination factor NusB, which yields MSSARRKARKRAVEVLYEAELRSTTAPQVIERRRRGESEPPINEFTERLATAVDERRARIDELIEEYAIGWTLERMPTVDRNILRMGAYELLWDSDIPDKVAIAEAVAVAKDLSTEESPTFVNGLLSRLMENKATLAL from the coding sequence GTGAGCAGCGCGCGACGCAAGGCCCGAAAGCGCGCGGTCGAGGTACTCTACGAAGCAGAACTGCGTTCGACCACCGCGCCGCAGGTGATCGAACGCAGGCGCCGCGGGGAGTCGGAACCGCCGATCAACGAGTTCACCGAGCGGCTCGCCACGGCCGTCGACGAGCGCCGTGCGCGCATCGACGAGCTGATCGAGGAGTACGCCATCGGGTGGACGCTGGAGCGGATGCCCACGGTCGACCGCAACATCCTCCGCATGGGCGCGTACGAGCTGCTGTGGGACAGTGACATCCCGGACAAGGTGGCGATCGCGGAGGCTGTCGCCGTTGCCAAGGACCTGTCCACCGAGGAGTCACCGACGTTCGTCAACGGTCTGCTCTCGCGTTTGATGGAGAACAAGGCGACACTCGCGCTGTAG
- a CDS encoding protein kinase domain-containing protein, which yields MATPDEPDPNAPTERVEPAAPGRSGHDAGPTRRATRILRPDTGRNTRVSASPQSRRPHRPRPWQRFLSWLAGLVSRLVIRPAAELEYAVPAELRRRYAIHDRIGAGGEAVVYRAEPRGEPQRPLALKVYRPGHDINRELLDRLRARSSAAPHAPAIHDYGYARSSWDEETAWEAQEYFSGGSLRGLLEDAPLPEERAREIVSAIAECLHYWQDSLNHNHTDVKPENLLVRSSDPPVFALTDFGGAVRATMSRVYGGLAVTQDYAAPEVVEGRREAPAAWWSLGVMVHELVTGRRPERGENWLVARSTGVDVSAVADEEWRLLARGLLTPDASGRWGYAEVRQWLSGERPQLASSRTTSPIRFADVSHHDPPSLAFDLLDRSDKGEVWLGTHWPTVRTWLDREVNDYTFDRGYLTDLEQRPERVHVAISALAARFVPGMPPRYRGHETSAEGVLRLVSGEQRQHAVLREAVEFGALELAARHWCDHSECRTEGTGRCALLERVHHEVPLVMERVEERVRLLASEHGAGTPARHEWDTCWARVAELVLDPRAWTRQRRLLRAQSWHPAQRSNAPRLAWWRGLRTAGLHGGSGSTPVDTTAALATALLLLPAASRAGDTQREHDRANSRARWHNRWQRAASGCVSGWYWLRERLTRRSQPGSTAVGDPTVGEPPATGHDYPSRGGKAERKRLDRGMRQLQKAMGAGRCRRFVYPVALLGLVDGLGRVLRGDGYFPGDNPAGAAYVSLVDFSGDGAVRPVTGTASSVAETLGDSGQWWYPVLLGLVLFLLGRTTASDRRRARTQLMARRLAVVGTVLLAVVLLGSVRALGGGVLIPLDSLLG from the coding sequence ATGGCCACGCCAGACGAGCCGGACCCCAACGCACCCACGGAAAGAGTCGAACCCGCCGCCCCGGGACGGTCGGGACACGACGCCGGTCCCACACGCCGGGCCACTCGGATCCTGCGTCCCGACACCGGCCGGAACACGCGCGTGTCCGCATCGCCGCAGTCCCGGCGTCCGCACCGGCCCCGGCCCTGGCAGCGGTTCCTCTCCTGGCTCGCCGGCCTCGTCTCCCGGTTGGTCATCCGTCCGGCCGCAGAGCTGGAATACGCGGTCCCGGCAGAACTCCGCCGCCGGTACGCCATCCACGACCGCATCGGAGCGGGCGGAGAGGCCGTCGTCTACCGCGCCGAGCCGCGTGGCGAGCCGCAGCGCCCGCTCGCGCTGAAGGTCTACCGTCCGGGGCACGACATCAACCGCGAGCTCCTGGACCGGCTGCGTGCCCGCAGCAGCGCCGCACCCCACGCACCGGCCATCCACGACTACGGCTACGCGCGTTCCTCGTGGGACGAGGAGACCGCCTGGGAGGCCCAGGAGTACTTCTCCGGCGGATCGCTGCGGGGACTGCTGGAGGACGCCCCGCTGCCCGAGGAACGCGCCCGCGAGATCGTCTCCGCCATCGCGGAGTGCCTGCACTACTGGCAGGACTCCCTCAACCACAACCACACGGACGTCAAACCCGAGAACCTGCTCGTCCGCAGCAGCGACCCTCCCGTTTTCGCCCTCACCGACTTCGGCGGCGCCGTGCGGGCCACGATGAGCCGCGTGTACGGCGGTCTGGCGGTCACCCAGGACTACGCTGCCCCCGAGGTCGTGGAGGGCCGCAGGGAGGCTCCCGCGGCGTGGTGGTCCCTGGGAGTGATGGTCCACGAACTGGTGACCGGACGGCGTCCGGAACGCGGCGAGAACTGGTTGGTGGCGCGCAGTACGGGGGTCGACGTTTCCGCCGTCGCCGATGAGGAGTGGCGGCTGCTGGCCCGGGGCCTGCTCACCCCCGACGCCTCGGGGCGCTGGGGGTACGCCGAGGTACGGCAGTGGCTGTCCGGTGAACGTCCGCAGTTGGCCTCCTCCCGGACGACATCGCCCATACGCTTCGCCGACGTCTCCCACCACGACCCGCCCAGCCTCGCGTTCGACCTGCTCGACCGCTCCGACAAGGGCGAGGTGTGGCTGGGCACCCACTGGCCGACGGTGCGGACCTGGCTGGACCGGGAGGTCAACGACTACACGTTCGACCGGGGGTATCTCACCGACCTCGAGCAGCGCCCGGAACGCGTCCACGTGGCGATAAGCGCCCTTGCCGCACGGTTCGTCCCCGGGATGCCGCCGCGGTACCGGGGGCACGAGACGAGCGCCGAGGGCGTACTGCGGCTGGTCTCGGGGGAGCAGCGCCAACACGCGGTCCTGCGGGAGGCCGTCGAGTTCGGCGCGCTGGAGCTGGCCGCACGGCACTGGTGCGACCACTCCGAGTGCCGGACCGAGGGAACCGGGCGCTGTGCGCTGCTGGAGCGTGTCCACCACGAGGTTCCCCTGGTCATGGAGCGTGTCGAGGAGCGGGTACGGCTTCTGGCCAGTGAACACGGCGCCGGCACGCCCGCCCGCCACGAATGGGACACGTGCTGGGCGCGTGTGGCCGAGCTGGTGCTCGACCCCCGAGCGTGGACCCGCCAACGGCGGCTGCTGCGTGCCCAGTCCTGGCATCCGGCGCAGCGGAGCAACGCCCCTCGCCTCGCCTGGTGGCGCGGGTTGCGTACCGCCGGGTTGCACGGCGGTTCCGGCAGCACTCCCGTGGACACGACGGCCGCGTTGGCCACGGCGCTCCTCCTGCTGCCCGCCGCGTCCCGGGCTGGGGACACGCAGCGGGAGCACGACCGGGCGAACAGCAGGGCCCGCTGGCACAACCGGTGGCAGCGGGCGGCCAGCGGCTGCGTCAGCGGTTGGTACTGGCTGCGCGAACGGTTGACGCGTCGGTCGCAGCCAGGTTCCACGGCAGTGGGCGATCCCACGGTCGGGGAACCTCCCGCGACCGGTCACGACTACCCGTCGCGGGGTGGGAAGGCGGAGAGGAAACGCCTCGATCGCGGGATGCGCCAGTTGCAGAAAGCGATGGGTGCCGGCCGGTGCCGCCGGTTCGTCTACCCGGTCGCGCTGTTGGGACTGGTCGACGGTCTCGGTCGGGTGCTGCGCGGCGACGGGTACTTTCCCGGCGACAACCCTGCCGGTGCCGCCTACGTCTCCCTGGTGGACTTCAGCGGCGACGGGGCGGTGCGGCCGGTTACCGGGACCGCGAGCTCCGTCGCCGAGACACTGGGCGACAGCGGGCAGTGGTGGTACCCGGTTCTGCTCGGCCTGGTGCTGTTCCTGCTCGGACGCACGACCGCGAGCGACCGCCGCAGGGCCAGAACCCAGCTGATGGCGCGGCGGCTGGCCGTGGTCGGTACGGTGCTGCTGGCGGTCGTGCTTCTGGGGAGCGTCCGCGCTCTGGGCGGCGGCGTGCTCATCCCGTTGGACTCGCTCCTCGGCTGA
- the aroC gene encoding chorismate synthase yields MLRWLTAGESHGPKLVAILEGLPAGVSVTSSDLAAALSRRRAGYGRGARMKFEQDEVTFTGGVRHGATMGGPVAVEVGNTEWPKWERVMSPDPVPEEELEGLARNAPLTRPRPGHADLVGMQKYGHDEARPVLERASARETAARVAIGEVARRFCQQALGVRILSHVVSMGTVEVSEEHAPGPHDMERVDADPVRCLDPEASARMVAEVDDTKKSGDTLGGVVEVLAYGLPPGLGSHVHWDRRLDGRLASALMGVHAIKGVEVGDGFRTAARRGSAAHDEIEPAGDSTGVNRRSNRAGGVEGGMTTGEPLRVRAAMKPIATVPRALETVDVATGEATQAHHQRSDVTAVPAAGVVAEAMVALVLAEAAVEKFGGDSVGETEQNLRSYLKTLEDRGWTGTRPGGDE; encoded by the coding sequence ATGTTGCGCTGGCTGACCGCGGGCGAGTCCCATGGGCCCAAACTCGTAGCGATACTGGAGGGGCTTCCGGCAGGTGTGTCCGTCACTTCCTCGGACCTCGCCGCCGCCCTGTCCCGGCGCCGCGCCGGATACGGCCGCGGCGCCCGGATGAAGTTCGAACAGGACGAGGTCACCTTCACGGGGGGTGTCCGGCACGGTGCCACCATGGGAGGCCCCGTCGCTGTCGAGGTGGGCAACACCGAGTGGCCCAAGTGGGAACGCGTCATGTCCCCTGACCCCGTCCCCGAGGAGGAACTGGAGGGGCTGGCGCGCAACGCGCCGTTGACCCGCCCCCGGCCGGGGCACGCCGACCTCGTGGGCATGCAGAAGTACGGTCACGACGAGGCGCGTCCGGTCCTGGAACGCGCCAGCGCACGGGAGACCGCCGCCCGCGTGGCCATCGGTGAGGTCGCACGACGGTTCTGCCAGCAGGCGCTCGGAGTGCGCATCCTCAGCCACGTCGTCTCCATGGGGACCGTCGAGGTGTCCGAGGAGCACGCGCCAGGGCCCCACGACATGGAACGCGTCGACGCCGACCCGGTGCGTTGCCTCGACCCGGAGGCCAGCGCCCGGATGGTCGCCGAGGTGGACGACACGAAGAAGTCCGGGGACACGTTGGGCGGCGTCGTCGAGGTTCTCGCCTACGGCCTGCCCCCCGGGCTGGGGAGCCACGTCCACTGGGACCGCCGCCTGGACGGCCGGCTCGCGAGTGCCCTCATGGGGGTGCACGCCATCAAGGGCGTCGAGGTCGGGGACGGCTTCCGCACTGCGGCGCGCCGCGGTTCCGCGGCGCACGACGAGATCGAACCCGCCGGGGACAGCACGGGGGTGAACCGCCGGAGCAACCGGGCCGGTGGCGTCGAGGGCGGCATGACCACGGGAGAGCCGCTACGGGTGCGCGCGGCGATGAAGCCCATAGCGACGGTGCCGCGCGCTCTGGAGACCGTCGACGTGGCCACGGGCGAGGCGACCCAGGCGCACCACCAGCGCAGCGACGTCACGGCGGTCCCCGCGGCCGGGGTGGTGGCCGAAGCGATGGTCGCCCTGGTGCTCGCCGAGGCGGCGGTGGAGAAGTTCGGTGGGGACTCGGTGGGAGAGACCGAGCAGAACCTGCGTTCCTACCTGAAAACGCTGGAAGACCGCGGCTGGACGGGAACACGTCCTGGAGGAGACGAATGA
- a CDS encoding shikimate kinase, giving the protein MTAPTAVLIGSPGSGKSTVGRALAERLGTQLVDTDAEIETRAGKTISDMFVDDGEAAFRALEREVVAESLTGCSGVLALGGGAVLDPDTQRDLADHHVVYLQVEFSDAAKRVGMDQARPMLAINPRTRLKKLLEERLPIYEGLATVTVPTSGYHPEEVVDELLTTLPGRRDGRS; this is encoded by the coding sequence ATGACTGCGCCGACAGCGGTTCTCATCGGATCACCCGGCTCCGGGAAGAGCACGGTCGGCCGCGCGCTGGCCGAGCGTCTGGGGACGCAGCTGGTGGACACGGACGCCGAGATCGAGACGCGCGCGGGCAAGACGATCAGTGACATGTTCGTCGACGACGGAGAGGCGGCGTTCCGCGCGCTGGAGCGTGAGGTGGTCGCGGAGAGCCTGACCGGATGCTCGGGCGTCCTGGCGCTGGGTGGCGGGGCGGTCCTCGACCCGGACACCCAGCGGGACCTGGCCGACCACCATGTGGTCTACCTGCAGGTGGAGTTCTCGGATGCGGCCAAGCGCGTCGGCATGGACCAGGCCCGTCCCATGCTGGCGATCAACCCGCGGACGAGGCTGAAGAAGCTGTTGGAGGAGCGGTTGCCGATCTACGAGGGGTTGGCCACCGTGACGGTGCCGACCAGTGGCTACCACCCCGAGGAGGTCGTCGACGAGCTCCTGACCACGCTGCCCGGACGCCGGGACGGCCGGTCATGA
- a CDS encoding YceI family protein, whose product MSEQQLPVGTWRIDPVHSEVTFSVRHMMVSKVRGSFERFDATLTVPEDPFASSLEATIDASSINTGNQQRDDHVRSADFFDVENHPQFHFVSTEARQSGDDLVLTGNLTIKGNTNPVEMKLEFNGSTRDPYGMLRAGFHAETEISRKTFGVDIEMPMEGGGVVVGDRIRIEIDAEFTLDEG is encoded by the coding sequence GTGAGCGAGCAGCAACTTCCCGTCGGAACGTGGCGGATCGACCCCGTGCACTCCGAGGTGACGTTCTCCGTCCGTCACATGATGGTCAGCAAGGTACGCGGGAGTTTCGAGCGGTTCGACGCCACGCTGACCGTCCCGGAGGACCCGTTCGCCTCCTCGCTGGAAGCCACGATCGACGCCTCGTCCATCAACACCGGCAACCAGCAGCGCGACGACCACGTGCGCTCCGCCGACTTCTTCGACGTCGAGAACCACCCGCAGTTCCACTTCGTCTCGACCGAGGCCCGCCAGTCCGGCGACGACCTCGTTCTCACCGGGAACCTCACGATCAAGGGCAACACCAACCCGGTCGAGATGAAACTGGAGTTCAACGGCTCCACCCGCGACCCCTACGGCATGCTCCGCGCCGGCTTCCACGCCGAGACCGAGATCAGCCGCAAAACGTTCGGAGTGGACATCGAGATGCCCATGGAGGGTGGCGGCGTGGTCGTCGGCGACCGCATCAGGATCGAGATCGACGCCGAGTTCACACTCGACGAGGGCTGA
- the efp gene encoding elongation factor P gives MATTNDLKNGTTLKLDGGELWNVVEFQHVKPGKGGAFVRTKLKNVTSGKVVDKTFNAGAKVEFANVDRREMQYLYNDGESFVFMDAETYDQIIVPDQVVGKNADFMMESATVTVAMHEGEPLYVELPPSIEVTITETAPGVQGDRSTGGTKSATVETGATVQVPLFIGNGERIKVDTRSGDYLGRVN, from the coding sequence GTGGCCACGACGAACGACCTGAAGAACGGCACGACCCTGAAGCTCGACGGCGGCGAGCTCTGGAACGTGGTGGAGTTCCAGCACGTGAAGCCCGGTAAGGGTGGTGCGTTTGTGCGCACCAAGCTGAAGAACGTCACCTCCGGCAAGGTCGTGGACAAGACGTTCAACGCCGGCGCCAAGGTCGAGTTCGCCAACGTCGACCGGCGCGAGATGCAGTACCTCTACAACGACGGTGAGTCCTTCGTCTTCATGGACGCCGAGACATACGACCAGATCATCGTGCCCGACCAGGTCGTCGGCAAGAACGCCGACTTCATGATGGAGAGCGCCACCGTCACCGTCGCCATGCACGAGGGCGAGCCGCTCTACGTGGAGCTTCCCCCGTCCATCGAGGTGACGATCACCGAGACCGCGCCCGGAGTCCAGGGAGACCGCTCGACCGGCGGCACGAAGTCGGCGACGGTGGAGACGGGAGCGACCGTCCAGGTTCCGCTGTTCATCGGCAACGGTGAGCGAATCAAGGTCGACACCCGTAGCGGTGACTACCTCGGCCGTGTCAATTGA
- a CDS encoding nucleotidyltransferase family protein: MSAVRGKHAPVAGVLLAAGEGSRLGGPKAVVTVAGERLADRGVRTLRDGGCEPVCVVSGAVGVTVAGAWIVDNPLWESGLGTSLRAGLDALPEDVGAAVVALADQPLVTAVAVRRLCDAHRAGASVAVATYEGLPRNPVLLSREHWPEVRSLATGDVGARPFLRANPHLVTPVPCDDAGSPEDVDTRDDLERIRETLDAGSD; the protein is encoded by the coding sequence ATGTCCGCGGTCCGGGGGAAGCACGCGCCGGTGGCCGGGGTTCTCCTCGCCGCCGGCGAGGGGAGCCGGTTGGGCGGCCCCAAGGCGGTGGTGACGGTGGCGGGGGAACGGCTCGCTGACCGCGGCGTGCGGACGCTGCGCGACGGCGGCTGCGAACCGGTGTGTGTCGTGAGCGGAGCTGTCGGGGTGACCGTGGCGGGCGCCTGGATCGTGGACAATCCCTTGTGGGAAAGCGGCCTGGGAACCTCGCTGCGGGCCGGCCTGGACGCGTTGCCGGAGGACGTCGGGGCGGCGGTCGTGGCCCTGGCGGACCAGCCCCTGGTGACCGCGGTCGCCGTGCGGCGGCTGTGTGACGCCCACCGGGCGGGGGCGAGCGTGGCGGTGGCGACGTACGAGGGGCTCCCGCGCAACCCGGTGCTGTTGTCCCGTGAACACTGGCCTGAGGTGCGTAGCCTGGCGACGGGAGACGTCGGCGCGCGTCCCTTCCTCCGTGCCAACCCTCACCTTGTCACGCCGGTCCCCTGTGACGACGCCGGTTCCCCCGAGGACGTGGATACCCGGGATGACCTGGAACGCATCCGGGAAACACTCGACGCGGGATCCGACTGA
- a CDS encoding SseB family protein, producing MNGPSIIGAQRFSNDDGSADPLVSERLAAYERGEASEREVLAALGTRRVLVPVLAAPAEGNGTGTERNSDVTLPLISGPEGRRGVPAFTSAAALGAWRTDARPVPLSAAEACGAALEEGADALVLDIAGPVTYTVQGRFLTALAERGALPEPREDPEVLAGIYRVTHTEFGIERVRVLESDRADIGIRLELEQRDDDSLRHLARRLDAVLAPLLPGGVELSAVVRSGQEE from the coding sequence GTGAACGGACCATCCATCATCGGTGCACAGCGCTTCTCCAACGACGACGGATCCGCGGACCCGCTGGTGAGCGAGCGGCTGGCGGCCTACGAGCGAGGGGAGGCCAGTGAACGGGAAGTACTGGCCGCGCTCGGGACCCGCCGCGTGCTCGTGCCCGTGCTCGCCGCCCCCGCCGAGGGGAACGGCACCGGTACGGAGCGGAACAGTGACGTCACCCTCCCGCTGATCTCCGGACCGGAAGGGCGCCGGGGCGTCCCCGCCTTCACCTCCGCGGCCGCACTGGGGGCGTGGCGCACGGACGCGCGCCCCGTACCGCTGAGCGCCGCCGAAGCGTGCGGCGCCGCGCTGGAGGAGGGCGCCGACGCGCTGGTCCTCGACATCGCGGGACCGGTGACCTACACCGTCCAGGGGCGTTTCCTCACCGCCCTGGCCGAACGCGGCGCGTTGCCCGAGCCGCGCGAGGACCCGGAGGTCCTGGCGGGCATCTACCGCGTGACACACACCGAGTTCGGCATCGAGCGAGTCCGGGTCCTGGAGTCCGACCGGGCGGACATCGGCATCCGCCTGGAGCTGGAACAACGCGACGACGACTCCCTGCGGCACCTCGCCCGACGCCTCGACGCGGTGCTCGCCCCCCTGCTGCCCGGCGGGGTGGAGCTCAGCGCCGTGGTTCGCTCCGGTCAGGAGGAGTGA
- a CDS encoding XdhC family protein, translating to MRDIRSAVTEFYDSGETFALATVIDTYRSAPREAGAALAVSASGEVAGSVSGGCVEGAVYELAQQVMATGEPVCEQYGITDEDAFASGLTCGGVLRVFVEPVNPRLYPQLSGVLESIAVHEPVAVVTLVSGAGRAGKRRVVRQQGSEGTLGSGQLDAAVDEEVRGALAHGGTEIRRYGPEGQCDGDEVEVFVQSFTPPPRMLVFGAIDFAAAVADIGSYLGYHVTVCDARPVFVTSKRFPTADEVVVRWPHVFLEEVAEGLDERTAICVLTHDPKFDVPALQAAFRTRAGYIGAMGSRRTHEDRLARLRAAGVDEADLDRLCSPIGLDLGARTPEETAVSVAAELIQGRRGGSGRPLRTTSGRIHSTPLVGSAPSAGDTDDRDGGFRA from the coding sequence GTGCGGGACATTCGCTCGGCCGTCACGGAGTTCTACGACTCCGGTGAGACGTTCGCTCTCGCCACGGTCATCGACACCTACAGGAGTGCGCCCCGGGAAGCCGGCGCGGCGCTGGCCGTGAGCGCCTCCGGAGAGGTCGCCGGAAGCGTGTCCGGAGGATGCGTGGAGGGCGCCGTCTACGAACTGGCACAACAGGTGATGGCCACGGGCGAACCCGTCTGCGAGCAGTACGGCATCACCGACGAGGACGCTTTCGCTTCCGGTCTGACCTGTGGCGGCGTACTGCGTGTCTTCGTGGAACCGGTCAACCCCCGGCTCTATCCCCAGCTGTCCGGCGTGCTGGAGAGCATCGCGGTACACGAGCCCGTGGCGGTGGTCACCCTCGTCTCCGGTGCCGGGCGTGCGGGGAAGCGCCGGGTGGTGCGGCAGCAGGGCTCCGAGGGAACGTTGGGAAGCGGCCAGCTGGATGCGGCCGTGGACGAGGAGGTCCGGGGCGCGCTCGCGCACGGCGGTACGGAAATCCGCCGCTACGGTCCCGAGGGGCAGTGCGACGGCGACGAGGTCGAGGTGTTCGTGCAGTCGTTCACCCCACCGCCGCGGATGCTGGTGTTCGGCGCGATCGACTTCGCCGCGGCGGTCGCCGACATCGGGAGCTACCTGGGGTACCACGTGACCGTGTGCGACGCGCGGCCGGTTTTCGTCACCTCCAAGCGTTTCCCCACCGCCGACGAGGTCGTGGTCAGATGGCCCCACGTGTTCCTCGAGGAGGTCGCGGAGGGGCTCGACGAACGTACGGCGATCTGCGTACTGACACACGACCCGAAGTTCGACGTTCCCGCGTTGCAGGCGGCGTTCCGCACCCGCGCCGGCTACATCGGGGCGATGGGCAGTCGGCGAACCCACGAGGACCGGCTGGCACGGCTGCGCGCGGCGGGTGTGGACGAGGCGGACCTCGACCGGTTGTGCTCCCCCATCGGGTTGGACCTGGGAGCCCGTACACCGGAGGAGACGGCGGTCTCGGTGGCCGCCGAACTCATCCAGGGCAGACGGGGAGGAAGCGGCCGCCCGCTGCGGACGACCAGCGGCCGCATCCACAGCACACCCCTGGTGGGATCCGCTCCGTCGGCGGGAGACACCGACGACCGGGACGGCGGGTTCCGGGCATGA